The Micromonospora violae DNA segment CCCGGCCGGGTGAGCCGGGCCGCGCCGATCCTGGTCGGGCACTCCGCCGGTGGTCACCTGGCGCTGTATGTGGCGGCCACCGCCCCGGCGACGGTGGGTGGGGTGCTCGCCCTGGCCCCGGTGGCCGATCTGGGCGAGGCGTACCGGCGTGACCTGGACTCCGGGGCGGTCGCCGCGCTGCTCGGCGGCGGACCGGAGCAGGTCCCGGACCGGTACGCGGCAGCGGATCCACGGATATTGGTACCGGCGCGAACACGCACGGTAGTTGTGCACGGCTCGGACGATCTCCAGGTTCCGGTGGAGATGAGCAGGGATTTCGTCGCGGCGGTTCGTGGCGCAGGTTCCGATATTTCCCTTGTTGAACTTCCTGGATGCGAGCATTTCGGGCTGATCGACCCGGAGTCCTTCGCCTGGCCCCAGGTCCGTGCTGTGTTGCGGTCCCTGCACGATGATCACTAGCCATTGACGCAGCGTCGCGGACCAGGTAGAACGCCGAAGGGGTGGTGTTCGGCCCTGCAACGCTCCTCGGAAGGAACTCGGTGTCGCAGATGAATCGCAGACGGGCGCTCCAACTGTTGGCCGCGCTCGGTACCACCGGGTTCGTCGCCGGGTGTGGCTCAGACAGTGACACCGAACCGAACGCCAACCGCAGCCCGGTCAAGATCGGGCTGATCACACCCCAGGCCGGTGGCTTCAAGAGCATCGGCGATGACATCACCAATGGCTTCCAGCTCTTCCTGGACCTGAACGACCAGCAGCTGGGCGGCCACCCGGTGGAGCTGCTGACCGCCGACGAGGGCGACACCGCGAAGTCCGGCAAGGCCGCCGTCGAGGGCCTGCTCAAGCAGGGCGTGCTGGCGCTCACCGGCGTGGTCAACTCGGCGGTGATGGTCGGCATCCGGGACACCGTGGAGCAGGCCCGGGTCCCGCTCATCGGCTCCAACGCCTCACCGAGCAGCCTGCAGAGCGTCTTCTACATCTGGCGGACGTCGTACGTGCTCGACGAGGCCGGCAAGGCGCTGGGCCGCTACCTGCGTGACCAACTGCCGGCGAACGGTCGCGTCGCGATCATCATGCCGGAGAACGTCGGGAGCCCGGACGTGGTCCGCGGCTTCCGGCAGGAGTTCGGCACGTCCGACCCCCGGATCCGCGACGAGGTGACCTACACCAGCGCCACGGCCAACCCCGGCAAGACGACGTACGCCTCGGACATCTCCAAGGCCCTGGCCAAGAAGCCCACGGCGGTCTTCTGCTTCTTCGCCGGGACGGCCGCCGTGGAGTTCATCAAGCAGCTGCGGGAGAAGTACGCCGGGCCGATCTACGCGCCCGGCTTCCTCACCGAGGGCGCCGTGCTGGACAGCCTGAAAGACAATGCGCTGGGCATCCAGACCGCGTTGAACTACTCGGCCGACCTGAACAACACGTCGAACCGGGTCTTCGCCTCGGCGTACCGCAAGAAGCACCAGGTCACCCCCACCACCTACGCGATGGCGTCGTACGACGCGGCGCAGGTCCTCGACCAGGCCATCCAGCTGGCCGGCGGGAAGCCCACCCCGCAGCAGGTCAACCTGGCCCTGGGCAAGATCGGCCAGATCGACAGCCCGCGCGGCATCTGGCAGTTCAACCAGCCGCGTACCCCGCAGCAGAAGTGGTACCTGCGCGAGGTGCAGCGCGACGGTCGCGTCCTGTCGAACGTGCTGATCAACGAGCTGGCCACGCTGGGCTGAACGCCCACCCGGAGCACGATTCGGGGCCGGCCTCCCAGTGGGAGGCCGGCCCCGAGACGTTCGTGGGTCAGTGCCGCAGCTCGGCGATGCAGCACTTCACGCTGCCGCCGCCCTTCTTCAGCTCGGCCAACTCGACGGGGACCGGGGTGTAACCGGCGGCCTTGAGCTTGCCGGCCAGGCGGGTGGCCTCGCTGTTGAGCACCACGTTCGCGCCGTCACTGACCAGGTTGAGCCCGAAGGCCATCGCGTCCTCGTCGTCGGCGATCACCGCGTCCGGGAAGAGCTGGGTGAGCACCCGCTGGCTGGCCGCCGAGAACGCGCCCGGGAAGTAGACGACGTTCGCGTCGTCGATGGCCGCCAGCGCCACGTCCAGGTGGTAGAAGCGAGGGTCGATCAGGCGCAGCGACACCACCGGGCGGCCCAGCGCCTCCTGCGCCTCCGCGTGCGCCGGGAGCTCGGTGCGGAAGCCGTGCCCGGCCAGGATGAGACCGCCGTGCGCCTCCGGCACGTACGCGAAGTCGCCCTCGCCCTCGTTGGTCTCGCTGGGTGCGATGAACCGCCAGCCCTGCGCCTCGTAGAAGGCGTGGTGGGCGGCCGCCTCGGCGGCCCGCTGCTCGTGTTTGAACCGGGCGCCGTAGACGCTCCCGTCCACCACGAAGCCGCCGTTGGCGGCGTAGACCATGTCGGGCAGGCCCGACTCGGGGCGGAGCAGGTGCACCTCGTGGCCGAGGCCGACCAGCGTCTCGCGCAGCCGGTCCCACTGCTTCACGGCCAGGTCGCGGTCGACCGGGGTGGTCACGTCCATCCACGGGTTGATCGCGTACTCGACCGCGAAGTACTCCGGCGAGCACATGAGATATGTCCGCTTTCGCGGGAAACGCTGCTGGTTCACGGTCACCAAGAGTAGGTACCGTGGAACTTTGAAAACAGCCACAAGTGTTGCTTCCCAGAGGCGGAACGTTGCAGATTGACGCGGTAGACCAGCGGATCATTGCGTTACTCGTCGCGGACGCCCGTGCGTCCTACGCCGACATCGGCGCGCGGGTGTCACTCTCCGCCCCGGCGGTCAAGCGTCGCGTCGACCGACTGCGCGCCACCGGCGTGATCAGGGGATTTACGGCCGTCGTTGATCCGGCCGCCGTCGGCTGGACGACGGAGGCCTTCGTCGAGCTGTTCTGCGCCGGGCGGACCACCCCGGCGCAGATCGGCGTGGCCGCCCGCCGACACCCCGAGGTGGTCGGCGCGTACACCGTCTCCGGGGAGGCGGACGCGCTCGTGCATCTGCGCGCCGCCGACATCGCCCACCTGGAGGCGGCGCTGGAGCGGTTGCGCGCCGAGTCCTTCGTGACCTCCACCCGCAGCACCATCGTGCTCTCGCGGCTGGTCGAATCGCCCGGCGTCGGCCCGTCCCACAGCACCTCTTGACCTCAACTCGGGTTGAGCAGATCGACTGACCCCGAGTGGGCCAGGCGGTCCACCGAGACCGAGAGGGGCTGTCATGCGGGCGATCTGGCTACACGAGTTCGGCGGACCCGAGGTGCTGGTGCCCGGCCCCGCACCCGACCCGGTGCCCGGCCCCGGCCAGGTGCTGATCGACGTCGCGCACGCGAACATCACCTTCATCGAGACGCAACTGCGCGCCGGTCACCCCGGCCCGTTCCGCCTCACCCCACCACTGATTCCCGGCAACGGCATCGGCGGGGTGATTGCGGCAGTCGGGTCGGACGTCGACCCGGCGTTGATCGGACGGCGGGTGGTCAGCGCCACCGGAGGTTCCGGCGGTTACGCCGAACGCGCGGCCGTGGACGCGTCGGCGCCGATCGCGGTGCCGGCCGGGCTGGCGCTCGACGCGGCGGTCGCGCTGCTGGCCGACGGACGGACCGCCACCATGCTGATCGAAGCGGTCGGCGTCCGTCCGGGTGACCGGGTGCTGGTGGAAGCCGCGGCCGGCGGCGTGGGGAGCCTGTTGATGCAGCTCGCGGCCCGCGCCGGGGCCCGGGTGATCGGCGTGGCCGGTGGGCGACGCAAGGTGGACCGGCTACCCGACCTGGGCGCCGAGGTGGCCGTCGACTACCTGCTGCCCGACTGGGCCGAGCAGGTCCGCGCTGCGGTGGGCGGGGTCGACGTGGTGTTCGACGGGGTCGGCGGCGCGGTGGCCCGAGCCGCCTTCGACCTGCTCCTGCCGGGCGGTCGGATGGTCAGCTTCGGGTTGGCGAGCGGGGAGTGGTCCCCGGTGTCGGCGGAGGCCGCCACGGCGCGGCAGGTCACCCTGATCCGGCCGGACGTGCCACCGGCCCGGCTGCGGGCGTACACCGAACAGGCCCTCTCGGACGCGGCGGCCGGCCGCTTGCGACCGCTCATCGGCCAGCGTTTCCCGTTGGAACGCGCCGCCGACGCACACGCCGCCATCGAGGCGCGTGGGACGGTCGGCAAGACCCTGCTGGACGTGGCCTGATCGGGCTCAGAGGTACATGCCGGTGCGGTGCTCCGACTCGTCACGCCGGACCGGCTTGTCACCCTCACCGAAGAACCGCTTGCCACCGAACTCACCGTGCAGACGGTCGTCCAACTCGTCGGCGAGACCGGTCATCACCTGCACCGCCAACATCAGATGGGTCGCCTGGAAGTTGCGGCCGAACACCGGGATGGACGCCCAGACGGTGTCGTCGGCGCAGTAGAGGCGGCCGATCGGCATCCGGTTCGTCAGCTCGGAGAGCCTGACGTAGAGCCGCTCGGTCGGCTCCACCTCGGTGAGCACCGGGGAGAAGACGTCCACCAGGGGCGGATTGTCCCGCACCCGCACGAAGACCATCGCCGAGCCGGCGCGGATGTTGATGTCGCCGTCCGAGTCGACCTGCAACTGGTCGGTGTCCGACTTCAACATGGTGGAGACCACGGTGCGGACCCGATCGGCCAGGTCGAGCACGTCGTCCCGCTCGACCTGGCCGGCGGCCGCCTCGGCCAACGCCTCCTCCAGGTCCGCCTCCACGTCGGCGTCCGGACCGAACTCGCTGCGCGCGGTGCCCAGCGGGCCCACGGCCAACGGCTCGCCCTCGGCGTCGTGCACCAGGTAGACCAGGAACGCCGGGTGCGGAGCACCGTAGACGTCCCGAAGCGTGCGGGAGAGCAGCGTGGCGACCTGGGTCGACTCGGCCGCCGTGGCGCTCAGCCCGAAGGAACCGCCGGAGCCGGCGACCACACCGGGCGGGGACCAACCGAGCGCGACCATGTCGGCCACCGCGCCCCGATCCAGTCGGTAGCCGGCCGGAAGCGCGGCGTTCCCGACGGCCCGGGCCGACAACACCCGGTCCGCGTCCACGTCGACGCTGATCGAATAGACGGCGTCCCCGGTGCCGGAGGCGGTGGGGTCCAGGGTCACGTCCAGGTGCGCGCCGACGGGAAGCTCCGGCAGCCGTACGGCGAGCGCGCGAGCGAACTCCCGCCACGCCTCGGTCACCTTCGCCCGCAGGTCGGTGGTGCTGGGCTCGCCGAGCAGGATCGATTCCGCCGGCTCCGTCGAAGCGCCGGGCAGCTCACCGTGCGGGGCCGAGGGGTGGTCAGCCGTCATGATCGCCTCCGTCCGTTCCGATCACCCTACCCACGCGGCCGGCGGGTTCGATCAGCCCGGACCGGGATCGGACAGCGGCGGTCAGGGGGCCGTCGGATCCACCGGCTCGGCACCCAACTCGACCGGCCAGGTGCCCGCGAGCGCGCTGAGCCGGGCCGCCGCGTCCGCCGGCTCCGCACCCCGGCCAACCGCCAACCCGAAGAGGTACGCCGTGACCGGCGCCCCCGGGCGCAGCACCTGGTGGGCGACGTCGCGGGCCAGATCCAGCACCGCCGGCACCGGCACCGAGGCCGGGTCCAGATCCAACTCGGCGCAGACCGCCGTGACCCAGTCGTCCATCACCGTCATCGCGCCCACTCCTCTGCCCGGCGTACGTCCTCGTCAGTGTCGCAGTCGAACCACGGCGGCGGGCCCTCGCCGGACCAGCGCACCTCCCGCACGACGAGACCGGCGAGCAGTGCCCGGACCGGGGCTCCGGACAGGCTGCCGCCCCGCTCGACCGTCAACCGATTCAACGCCGCCCGCAGTGCGGCGACCCGCCAGACACCGCAGAGCGACTGCCGCCGCCCGTCCCCGTCCACGAAACACGCCCCGTCCGGTTGCCGCTCGCCGCCGCCGAGGTCGTCGCGGGCCGGCGCGAGGTGGCCGCGGGCCGGCGCGAGGTCGCCGCGGGCCGGCGCGAGGTCGCCGCGGGCCGGTGGTGCGGGCGCGGGGCCGCCGCCCGCCGATTCGGTGTCGGGGGTCTGCTGGTCGAGGTGTTTCAGCAGGTCCCCGATGGCGGCCCGGGTGAGCAGCGGCAGGTCGGCCGCGAGCAGCGCGACAAGGCTGGTGTCTGAATCCAGCAGCGCCAGGCCGGCTGCGGCTGCGGCGACCGGGCCCCCGCCGGGCGGATCCTCCCGGACCACCCGGACACCCATCGGCACGGCATCGGCTGCACCGACAACCACACGCGACGTCGCGTCGGCGACGGCGGCCAGCACCCGGTCGCGCATGGGCTGGCCGCCGACCGGGAGCGCAGGCTTGTCGACCCCGCCCATCCGTCGGGCGGCCCCACCCGCGAGCACCACAGCGGCGTACGTCTCCACCCGGCCACGGTAGCCGGGACCAGTCCACGCCAGGTGTCCGGCGACTGCGCCAACCCGGCACGGCGGACGACTGTCATGATCGACTCGGATTTGCTGAAATCGCGGTGTCCCGGCGCCGGGGACACCCCGATTTCAAGAAGCACGAGTGGATCACCTTCCGATGGCCAGTGGCCGTGCGGGCGTGCCGGCGCGGGGTGGAGGATGGCGGAATGGGACGGGCAACTGATCGACGTGGCGTACTCCGGATCGACCTGGACGCGGTGACCACCGGGCGTGGGTTGGCCCGCCGACCGGACACGCTCGCCGTGGAGGAGCCGCTGGAGATCCGGGTCGGCGCGGCCGGTCCCGGTCGACGCCGGCCCCTCGCCGTCACGATGCGTACCCCCGGCGACGACCTGGACCTGGCCATCGGATTCCTGCTGACCGAAGGGTTGATCCGGTCGACCGACGACGTGCTGACCGCGCAGCTCTGCGCCGGCGCGGAGACGCCGAACACGTACAACGTGGTGGACGTGGTGCTCGCCCCCGGCGTACCGGAACCGACCACCGACCCGTCCCGGAACTTCTACACGACCAGTTCCTGTGGGGTCTGCGGCAAGGCCAGCATCGACGCGGTACGGACCCGGTCGCTCTTCCCGGTCTCGGCGGATCCGCTCAGCGTGCCGGCCACGTTGCTCGTCGACCTGCCCGACCGGCTGCGCGCCGCCCAGCGCGGCTTCGACCGGACCGGCGGGCTGCACGCGGCAGGGCTGTTCACCCCCGACGGCGAGCTGGTGGTGCTACGGGAGGACGTGGGCCGGCACAACGCCGTGGACAAGGTGGTCGGCTGGGCCGTACGGGAACGCCGGCTACCGCTCGCCGGGCACCTGCTGCTGGTCTCCGGACGGGCCAGCTTCGAGCTGACCCAGAAGGCGTGGATGGCGGGTCTGCCGCTGCTGGCCGCGGTCTCCGCCCCGAGCACCCTCGCCGCCGAACTGGCCGACGAGGCGGGGATGACGCTCGTCGGCTTCCTGCGCGGCCGAACCATGAACGTCTACGCCGGGCCGCACCGGATCACCGTGGAGCAGCCAGTCTGACGCTCAACGATCGAGCAGGCTGAACAGGTCCAGCCGGGCGGCGGCGTCGCGGGCGATCAGGAAACCGGCGATGCCGAGGACCCAACCCAACGCGCCGCCCGCCTTCGTGACGATCCAGGTGTTCAGGCGGGCCAGCACCGGCTCGACGAGTCGCGGGCGGGCCACCCGGGCACCCAGCAACAACACCGCCGGCAGCACCATGACCAGGCAGTATCCGGTGAGCAGCCCCAGCACGCTCGCCGCTCCGACCCCCGAGGTGGCCAACAGGCCCACCGCTCCGAGGTACGGGAGCATGGTCGCCACCTCGGCGAGCGCCGCGAGCAGCGCGAGCCCGACCAACCAGCGGGCCGACGAATCTCCGGCGGTGGCCCGGTCCCGCCACCGCAACACACCACCGGTACGGGGACGTCGCTTGCCGTCGTAGCGGAAGCTGAGCGCCAGCATTCCCACACCCAGGACGAGTTGCGCCCAGAGGACACCCCGGTTGTCCAGGGCGCCGCCCAGCGCGTCACCCAAGCTACTGCCGCCCCGGACCAGCAGCAGACCCACCGCGAGGTAGAACGCCGCGATGGTGGCGAGGTAGCCGAGGATCCGACGGGCGTTGACCGGCCCGGGGGCGAGCAGCAGCCAGACCGGGATGAAGAGGGTGCCGATGCTGGTGCTGTCGATCAACGCCAGCCCGGCCAGCGACAGCAGCAACTCGGGGGTCATGTCATACCACCAGGGAGAACGGACACGAAGACAATTCTCTGGCGGTGGTGACCGGGTTGCGTCGGCCGTGGTCAGGAGCGACGCGTACATCCTTTGACGGAGGGCGTCGCCGGAGGAACCCGCCCCGGGCGATCGACCTCGGGGGACGAGGGATCAGCGCCAGGGCGGGAATCGGTGGGCTATCGAGCCTTGACCCAGCCGGTGAAACGTTCGGTCAGGCCATCCGGAGTCTTGCCGCCGTACAGCTCAGTGAGGTGTTCGGTTGCTTCGGCTTGCAGTGCCTTCAGGTGCTCGACCAACTCGTCGGGTCGACCGCGGTAACGGCCGAGCAGGCGCAGTTTGGCGACCGAGCAGGGCCAGGCGATCCCGCAGGTGCGGCAGCGCCACGCCGGCTTGACCAGCGGGTGTTCCGCGTTCTCGGTCATCGGCCGGCCCGCACTGGTGCGCGTCGCGTCGTGGGCTTCGGCTTGTCCGGCATGGCTTCCCCCTCATCGTTGGGAGGGGCCGCCTCTGAGTGCTCGCCCATGAGGCGGCCCCGGCACGTACGCGACCGCCGGGTCTCGGGTAGTCCCTGCCGGCCGCGCCGTCTCAGACACACACTTCCAAGGGTTGTCAGCCGAATACACTGCGTAGCAATATCTCCTGTGGACGTCTCGGACGAACTGGAGGGGACACGGATGAATCGCGCAGTCGCTGAAGCGATGTCAAAATCCGGCCTGACCGCCGACAGTCTCGCCGCCCAGATCGGGGTTGATCCCAAGACGGCGGCCAAGTGGGCGAACCCTGGACGGATTCCGCAGACGCGGCACCGGTCGAAGGTCGCCGAGGTTCTGGGCCGCGACGAGGAGGACCTCTGGCCCGACTTGTACAAGCGGCGCGAGCCGGCGTGGTTCCGGCCGTGGACGGACATCGAGCGCGAGGCCGTGGGGCTGCGGTACTACGAGTCGGCAGTCATTCCCGGCCTGCTGCAAACCGAGGCGTACGCGCGAGCGGTGTTGAGCAGCGGGCTCTGGGCCGACGACGACCTGGAAGCGCACGTGGAAACACGCCTCCGCCGCCAGGCCGCCGTGTTCGACCGGCCCCGCCCGCCGTTGAGCGTCTTCGTCATCGACGAGGCCGCGCTGCGCCGGGGCAGGCCCGACATCATGGCCGAGCAGCTCGACCACCTGATCGCGCTCGCCGAGCGGCCGGCCGTGATGATCCACGTCCTCCCCCTGACGGCTGGCTTCCACCCCGGCCAGGCCGGACCGTTCGTCATCGCCAGCACGCCGGACGGCGGCGACGTCGGCTACCTCGACGACCAGGCGGCCGGACGCCTCAGTAATGACGTTGCTCCGCTCTGGGCGGTCTGGGATAGCGTGAGGTCGTTAGCGCTACCGCGAGACCTGACCATCGACCTGATGAGAGCGCGAGCATGGATGACCTGACCGGCGCCCGTTGGCGCAAGAGCACCCGCAGCAGCTCGAACGGTGGCAACTGCGTCGAGGTGGCCGACAACCTGCCGGGTGTCGTGCTCGTACGCGACACCAAGGACCGGGACGGCGGCACGCTGACGTTCGAGCCGGCCGCCTGGGCGGGCTTCGTCCGGCTGGCGAGGGAGATCGGCCCCGTCGGCTAGGGCTCGCCCGGTCACCCGTCAGGTCAGTTCGAGGATGCTCCAGTTGGTAGGGAGCACCTTCGCCGCCACCTTGGGCTGCACGGTCGCGTAGTGCGCCTCGTGGGTGAGTGCCGCGCGGGCGGCATGGCCGAACGAGATGTCCCCGTCCACCGCGCGGGCCAACGTGCCGGTGTCTCGCACGTCCTCGGCGTCGAGCGGCAGCAGACGGATCATCGGGGCGCTCATCATCAGAGCCAGTAGCGCGGCATCGACCTCGTCGACCACGCTCGTGAAGGCCGCCGCCAGGCAGGTCGCTGGGACAGCAATCTGCCGGCCCTCGTCGGCGACCTCCAGCATCAACTCCCCCACCGAGACGTTGCCCTCGAGGTAGGCCGTCAACGCCGACGCGTCGAGCACGACCGCGATCTCATCGCTCATCCGGCACGCCCCAACATCCGACGCCCCTCGGCCAGGGCGTCCGCCGGAATCGGCGTCGCCAGGCGCTCCCGCCACCGCGCCCGGCCCGCCTCGGTCACCTCGATGCCGGCTCGGCGCAGCACCTCGTCGAGGTGCGTCCGGCCCATCTGGGCCCGCACCGCCGCGGTGATGGCGGCCGAGACGTTGGGCTGCTGGTCGAGCCATTCCGCGACGTCGTCGGGGAGGCTCACGGAGCGCTTCACGGTCACGTCCGCCAGCCTACCAATTCTGGTAGCACCAACGGTATTACCAGGCCGGAGAGTCTTGTCAGCGGCGGCCACGTCGGCTCCTCTTCCGGGGGCGGATGACCCCGGGCATACCGACCGACGGCCAGCCGTCCAGTTCGGCCGGGGGCACGCCGCGCCGGAGCAGGTCGTCCAGCAGCACAGCGAGCGAGTAGTCGGGGTGCACGTCGAGCGTGCGTTCGAGCGCGACCGCCGCCAACGCGCCCTGCCCAGCGCGCCAGGCGGCGAACGCCAGCAGCGCACCGGGAGCCGCGGCCATCTCCGGTTCGGCCCGGCGCAGCACGTCGGTCCAGAGGGCGATGTCCCGGTCCCGGCCGTCGGTGCGTTCCCACGCGTGGTCGCGGACCGGCAGGTGGGTCATCAGCAGGCTCAGCCAGGCCACCTCGTCGTCGTCGAGCCGCTCACCACGCCGCTGCCGGCGCTGGGCCTCGCGGACCGCGGCCACCCCGGCGGCGCGCAGCGCGCGAGCACCGAGCAGGTCGCTCTCAGGCGCCTGCCCGACCAGCTCGGCCAGTCTGAGCTGGGCGCGGGCGGTGGCCGCGCGGGCCGCGTCCCGGGCCGGGCCGTCCACCGGTGCCACCTGCGCCACCAGGGCGGCGCGGTCGGGGAGTGCGACCTGGCCGGCGAAGACCGCCGAGGCGGTCACCCGGTTGACGGTCGGGTCGTAGCGGCGGCCCTCGGGCGGGCAGCAGTCGGGCTCGGTGCAGAGATAGGACCACCAGCGGCCATCGGTCACCCGCAGCGCGTCGAGCACGTGCATCCCGACGTCGCTCAACGTGTCGCGCACCGCGTCCACGGCCGGCGTGACCCGCTCCGGTTGCCCGTAACCCACCACGGTGGCGGCCTCCGCGCCCTGCCGGCGGATCACCCCGGCCAGGTGCTCGGCGAACCCGCCCAGGTCGGTCGGGTCAGGCAGGTCCATCCGGGCGGCAAAGATGATCTGTCGGCCGACCAGCGCCACGGCGACCACGCTGTCGGTGGGATGAAACCCGAGCAGGTACGGCACCGCGGCGATCAGGTCGGCGGGTGAGCGGACGGCGAGCTGAGGGCGTTCGGTCGAGGTCATGTCGGAAGCCTGCGGCGGGGGCGCCGGGTCGGGCCACCCCTGTGGACGACACGCGGCTTATCCACAGTTACTGAGCGTGTTTTCCCTGCTCAGGCCACACCTACGAGTGCGGAAAGAGCGCCGATGTCGGCGGGCGACACCTGGCTGTCGCACGCAGCGGTTACCGTGCGCTGATGGACCTGGCGTACCTACGCGCGCATCCGGCACACCTCCCGACCTTCCGGACCCATCAGCGGCTCCGGGAGACGCCGGTCGCCGGTGGCGACATCTGCGCCGCCGCCCGGCTCACCCTCGACGACGGTCACTCCGTCTTCGCCAAGTCCTGGCCGGAGGGCGCCGACCGTCCGGTGCCGGAGGGCTTCTTCGCCGCCGAGGCCGCCGGGTTGCGCTGGCTGCGGGAGGCGGGCGCGGTCGGCGTACCCGAGGTGATCGTGGTTCTGCCGGAGCTGCTGGCGCTCGACTGGGTGGAGCCCGGCGATCCGACGCCGGAGGCCGCGGAGCGCTTCGGCCGGGAGTTGGCCGAGCTGCACCGGGCGGGGGCCACCGCCTTCGGCGCGACCTGGCCCGGTTTCATCGGCGCCCTTCCTCAGGACAACACCCTCACCGACGGACGCTGGTCGACGTGGTTCGCTGAGCGACGCCTCGCCCCCCACCTGCGGCGCTCGGTCGACGGTGGCGCGCTGACCAGCGCCGACGCGACAGTGGTCGAGCAGGTGATCGGTCGCCTCGACGGGCTCGGCGGCGACGAGCCGCCCGCGCGCATCCACGGCGACCTGTGGCCGGGCAACGTGCTGTGGGGGGCCGACGACCGGGCCTGGCTCATCGACCCGGCGGCGCACGGTGGGCACCGGGAAACGGATCTCGCCCAGCTCGCCCTCTTCGGCGGCATCCCCCACCTGGGTCGGGTGCTCGCCGCCTACCAGGAGAGTTGGCCGCTGGCGGACGGCTGGCGGGAACGGGTGCCGCTGCATCAACTGCACCTCCTGCTCGTGCACACCGCGCTCTTCGGCGGCAGCTACCGAGATGTGGTCGTCCAGACCGCCCGTGCCGTCCTGGGCCGGGCCGAGCGCGCTACGGTCGACAGGTGAGCGCCGCCCCGGGGACCGACGGCGTCCTCGTCGACCGGTACGGCCGCGTCGCCCGAGACCTGCGCGTGTCCCTCACCGACAAGTGCAACCTGCGCTGCACCTACTGCATGCCGGCGGAGGGGCTGCCCTGGCTGGCCGGCCCCGAGCTGCTGACCGACGAGGAGATCGTCCGGCTGGTCCGGGTGGCGGTCGAGCTGCTCGGCGTGACCGAGGTGCGGTTCACCGGCGGTGAGCCACTGATCCGACCCGGGCTGGTCGACATCGTGGCGGCGGTCGCCGCCCTCGAGCCCCGTCCCCGGGTCTCGCTGACCACCAACGGCATCGGTCTGGATCGGCTGGCCCCGACCCTGCGCACGGCCGGGCTGGATCGGGTGAACGTCTCGCTGGACACCCTGGACCCGGACCGGTTCACCAGGCTCACCCGCCGCCCCCGCCTCGACGCGGTGCTGGCCGGGCTCGCCGGAGCGGCGGCCGCCGGGCTCAGCCCCGTGAAGATCAATTCAGTGCTGATGCGCGGTGTCAACGAGGACGAGGCGCCCGCGCTGCTCCGCTTCGCCCTCGATCACGGCTACCAGTTACGGATCATCGAGCAGATGCCGTTGGACGCCCAGCATGGTTGGGCCCGCGACACCATGGTCACCGCCGAGGAGATCCTGGCGTCCCTGCGTACCGCCTTCGACCTGAGCCCCGACCCGGCCGAGCGCGG contains these protein-coding regions:
- the fdhD gene encoding formate dehydrogenase accessory sulfurtransferase FdhD, giving the protein MGRATDRRGVLRIDLDAVTTGRGLARRPDTLAVEEPLEIRVGAAGPGRRRPLAVTMRTPGDDLDLAIGFLLTEGLIRSTDDVLTAQLCAGAETPNTYNVVDVVLAPGVPEPTTDPSRNFYTTSSCGVCGKASIDAVRTRSLFPVSADPLSVPATLLVDLPDRLRAAQRGFDRTGGLHAAGLFTPDGELVVLREDVGRHNAVDKVVGWAVRERRLPLAGHLLLVSGRASFELTQKAWMAGLPLLAAVSAPSTLAAELADEAGMTLVGFLRGRTMNVYAGPHRITVEQPV
- a CDS encoding GAP family protein codes for the protein MTPELLLSLAGLALIDSTSIGTLFIPVWLLLAPGPVNARRILGYLATIAAFYLAVGLLLVRGGSSLGDALGGALDNRGVLWAQLVLGVGMLALSFRYDGKRRPRTGGVLRWRDRATAGDSSARWLVGLALLAALAEVATMLPYLGAVGLLATSGVGAASVLGLLTGYCLVMVLPAVLLLGARVARPRLVEPVLARLNTWIVTKAGGALGWVLGIAGFLIARDAAARLDLFSLLDR
- a CDS encoding flavin reductase, with protein sequence MTENAEHPLVKPAWRCRTCGIAWPCSVAKLRLLGRYRGRPDELVEHLKALQAEATEHLTELYGGKTPDGLTERFTGWVKAR
- a CDS encoding Scr1 family TA system antitoxin-like transcriptional regulator, translating into MNRAVAEAMSKSGLTADSLAAQIGVDPKTAAKWANPGRIPQTRHRSKVAEVLGRDEEDLWPDLYKRREPAWFRPWTDIEREAVGLRYYESAVIPGLLQTEAYARAVLSSGLWADDDLEAHVETRLRRQAAVFDRPRPPLSVFVIDEAALRRGRPDIMAEQLDHLIALAERPAVMIHVLPLTAGFHPGQAGPFVIASTPDGGDVGYLDDQAAGRLSNDVAPLWAVWDSVRSLALPRDLTIDLMRARAWMT
- a CDS encoding DUF397 domain-containing protein — translated: MDDLTGARWRKSTRSSSNGGNCVEVADNLPGVVLVRDTKDRDGGTLTFEPAAWAGFVRLAREIGPVG
- a CDS encoding DUF4192 domain-containing protein; the protein is MTSTERPQLAVRSPADLIAAVPYLLGFHPTDSVVAVALVGRQIIFAARMDLPDPTDLGGFAEHLAGVIRRQGAEAATVVGYGQPERVTPAVDAVRDTLSDVGMHVLDALRVTDGRWWSYLCTEPDCCPPEGRRYDPTVNRVTASAVFAGQVALPDRAALVAQVAPVDGPARDAARAATARAQLRLAELVGQAPESDLLGARALRAAGVAAVREAQRRQRRGERLDDDEVAWLSLLMTHLPVRDHAWERTDGRDRDIALWTDVLRRAEPEMAAAPGALLAFAAWRAGQGALAAVALERTLDVHPDYSLAVLLDDLLRRGVPPAELDGWPSVGMPGVIRPRKRSRRGRR
- a CDS encoding fructosamine kinase family protein, with amino-acid sequence MDLAYLRAHPAHLPTFRTHQRLRETPVAGGDICAAARLTLDDGHSVFAKSWPEGADRPVPEGFFAAEAAGLRWLREAGAVGVPEVIVVLPELLALDWVEPGDPTPEAAERFGRELAELHRAGATAFGATWPGFIGALPQDNTLTDGRWSTWFAERRLAPHLRRSVDGGALTSADATVVEQVIGRLDGLGGDEPPARIHGDLWPGNVLWGADDRAWLIDPAAHGGHRETDLAQLALFGGIPHLGRVLAAYQESWPLADGWRERVPLHQLHLLLVHTALFGGSYRDVVVQTARAVLGRAERATVDR
- the moaA gene encoding GTP 3',8-cyclase MoaA, whose amino-acid sequence is MSAAPGTDGVLVDRYGRVARDLRVSLTDKCNLRCTYCMPAEGLPWLAGPELLTDEEIVRLVRVAVELLGVTEVRFTGGEPLIRPGLVDIVAAVAALEPRPRVSLTTNGIGLDRLAPTLRTAGLDRVNVSLDTLDPDRFTRLTRRPRLDAVLAGLAGAAAAGLSPVKINSVLMRGVNEDEAPALLRFALDHGYQLRIIEQMPLDAQHGWARDTMVTAEEILASLRTAFDLSPDPAERGAAPAETWLVDGGPARVGVIASVTRPFCGDCDRTRLTADGQVRACLFATEESDLRAALRTGADDDELARRWRTAMWGKRAGHGIDDPTFLQPTRPMSAIGG